The following coding sequences lie in one Apium graveolens cultivar Ventura chromosome 1, ASM990537v1, whole genome shotgun sequence genomic window:
- the LOC141660629 gene encoding putative serine/threonine-protein kinase At1g54610, whose translation MGCVLGKEGSSVVVYNGPEVGREGGGGGSKSNVSVEVSQSLEVGASTVENSNGNGGGGGNEVVETVKVEKEVRSKSERRKGKANPRLSNFAKNRHGEQVAAGWPPWLSDVLGEALDGWLPRRADSFEKIDKIGQGTYSNVYKARDNITGKIVALKKVRFDNLEPESVKFMAREIVILRRLDHPNVIKLEGLVTSRMSCSLYLVFEYMEHDLAGLAASPGIKFTVEQVKCYMQQLLSGLEHCHKRNVLHRDIKGSNLLLDDGGVLKIADFGLATVFNPNHKHPMTSRVVTLWYRPPELLLGATDYSVGIDLWSAGCILAELLAGKPIMTGRTEVEQLHRIYKLCGSPSDEYWKKYKLPNATLFRPQQPYKRNISETFKAFPPSSLPLIETLLAIDPVERKTATNALRAEFFTTEPYACDPSSLPKYPPSKEMDAKRRDDEARRARASSKVQGEGGKRTRARAVRAYPAPEANAELQPNLDRRRLVNHANAKSKSEKFPPPHEDGGLGVPLGASHHMDPTYIPTDVPFSSNSLSYSAEPVQNWSGPLVDPANTGGARRKKQVATDARHARKHQIR comes from the exons ATGGGGTGTGTTTTAGGGAAAGAGGGTTCGTCGGTTGTAGTGTATAATGGTCCGGAAGTGGGACGGGAGGGTGGGGGTGGAGGGAGTAAGAGTAATGTGAGTGTTGAAGTTAGTCAGAGTTTAGAAGTTGGTGCGAGTACGGTTGAGAATAGTAATGGtaatggtggtggtggtggtaatGAGGTTGTCGAGACGGTGAAGGTGGAGAAAGAGGTGAGGTCAAAAAGTGAGAGAAGAAAGGGGAAGGCGAATCCTAGGTTGAGTAATTTTGCGAAGAATAGACATGGGGAGCAGGTTGCTGCTGGATGGCCACCTTGGCTTTCGGATGTTCTCGGAGAAGCACTTGATGGTTGGTTACCTCGACGTGCTGACAGTTTTGAGAAAATTGATAAG ATTGGGCAAGGAACTTATAGCAATGTATACAAAGCTAGAGATAATATAACAGGTAAAATTGTGGCACTAAAGAAGGTGAGATTTGATAATTTGGAACCTGAGAGCGTGAAATTCATGGCTAGAGAAATTGTCATTTTACGAAGACTTGATCATCCAAATGTCATTAAATTGGAAGGTTTGGTCACTTCAAGGATGTCATGCAGTTTGTATCTGGTATTTGAGTATATGGAACATGACTTGGCTGGATTAGCTGCTAGCCCAGGCATCAAGTTTACAGTAGAGCAGGTTAAATGTTATATGCAACAGCTGTTATCTGGACTTGAGCACTGTCACAAACGTAATGTGCTTCATCGTGATATAAAAGGGTCAAATCTTCTTCTTGATGATGGGGGAGTCCTTAAAATAGCTGATTTTGGGTTGGCTACAGTGTTTAATCCGAACCACAAGCATCCCATGACCAGTCGGGTGGTTACACTATGGTATCGGCCTCCAGAACTTCTTCTTGGTGCTACTGATTACAGTGTTGGCATTGATTTATGGAGTGCAGGTTGCATATTAGCTGAGTTATTGGCAGGAAAACCTATCATGACCGGTCGCACAGAG GTAGAACAGCTGCATAGGATATACAAGCTGTGTGGGTCACCTTCTGATGAATATTGGAAAAAGTATAAACTGCCAAATGCTACTTTATTTAGACCTCAACAACCCTACAAGCGAAACATTTCAGAGACATTTAAAGCTTTCCCACCGTCATCATTGCCACTGATCGAAACCCTTCTTGCAATTGATCCAGTGGAGCGCAAGACAGCTACAAATGCACTAAGAGCTGAA TTCTTCACTACAGAACCATACGCTTGTGATCCTTCTAGCCTCCCAAAATATCCTCCTAGCAAAGAAATGGATGCTAAAAGACGGGATGATGAAGCCCGAAG AGCAAGAGCTTCTAGTAAAGTCCAAGGTGAAGGTGGTAAGAGAACACGTGCTCGGGCAGTTCGGGCATATCCCGCACCTGAAGCTAACGCTGAGCTGCAACCTAATCTTGAT CGACGACGTTTAGTTAACCATGCAAATGCCAAGAGCAAGAGCGAAAAGTTTCCACCACCTCATGAGGATGGAGGACTTGGTGTTCCCTTGGGTGCTTCACATCACATGGATCCAACCTATATTCCCACTGACGTGCCATTTAGTTCCAACTCACTCTCCTACTCCGCGGAACCTGTTCAAAATTGGTCAGGCCCATTGGTGGACCCTGCTAATACTGGCGGCGCGAGACGAAAGAAACAGGTTGCAACTGATGCACGACATGCAAGAAAACATCAGATTCGATAA